One genomic segment of Calonectris borealis chromosome 18, bCalBor7.hap1.2, whole genome shotgun sequence includes these proteins:
- the RPH3A gene encoding rabphilin-3A — protein MTDAVVGGSSDRWMCPSDRTMSLRASSEKEQLPAGWAARGGQPDRQRKSEELTDEEKEIINRVIARAEKMEEMEQERIGRLMTRLEDMRRSVLGDGVNRCILCGEQLGPRGSACVVCEDCKKNVCTKCGVETTNSRPHAIWLCKICSEQREVWKRSGAWFFKGLPKQVLPQPMPVSKNKGPQAPSEPNPSEPPAQDPKLPSHAPTRGQADAGPPAEQDSDGSDVTAAARGSYAAPGRKPAEGRPGPCGSEHAGGDAESRDYAAESGVSRSPGVKRTNSLQAPRPPPPAAAGPTPAAPPAPLAAGRPGPGAAGRFPERQASPPLGPPEPARSAAREDRGGGYTVPPAREERPARQPPAFPQPPAIPPVPATPLRQPPQEEEEEDANSYDSDEGTTLGALEFSLLYDQENSSLHCTLIRAKGLKPMDSNGLADPYVKLHLLPGASKSNKLRTKTLRNTRNPVWNETLVYHGITDEDMQRKTLRISVCDEDKFGHNEFIGETRVSLKKLKANQKKNFNICLERVIPMKRAGTTGSSRGMALYEEEVDRGGDVEERGKILVSLMYSTQQGGLIVGIVRCVHLAAMDANGYSDPFVKLWLKPDMGKKAKHKTQIKKKTLNPEFNEEFFYDIKHSDLAKKSLDISVWDYDIGKSNDYIGGCQLGITAKGERLKHWYECLKNKDKKIERWHTLQNENHVASD, from the exons ATGACCGACGCGGTGGTGGGCGGCAGCTCTGACCGGTGGATGTGCCCCAGCGACAGGACCATGTCTCTCCGGGCCAG cagcGAGAAGGAGCA gctCCCCGCGGGctgggcagcgcggggcggccaGCCCGACCGGCAGCGCAAGAGCGAGGAGCTGACGGACGAAGAGAAGGAGATCATCAACCGAGTCATCGCCCGGGCCGAGAagatggaggagatggagcaGGAGCGCATCGG GCGACTCATGACCCGGCTGGAGGACATGCGTCGGAGCGTGCTGGGGGACGGGGTGAACCGCTGCATCCTCtgcggggagcagctggggccGCGGGGATCCGCCTGCGTCGTCTGCGAGGACTGCAAGAAG AACGTCTGCACCAAGTGCGGGGTGGAGACCACCAACAGCCGGCCCCACGCCATCTGGCTCTGCAAGATCTGCAGCGAGCAGCGGGAG gtGTGGAAGCGCTCCGGTGCCTGGTTCTTCAAGGGTTTGCCCAAGCAAGTGCTGCCCCAGCCGATGCCCGTCAGCAAGAACAAGGGACCCCAAGCCCCGAGCGAGCCCAACCCGTCAGAGCCGCCCGCCCAGGACCCGAAACTCCCCTCCCATGCGCCCACCCGAG GCCAGGCGGACGCCGGGCCCCCGGCCGAGCAGGACTCCGACG GCAGCGACGTGACGGcggctgcccgggggagctacgCCGCGCCTGGCCGCAAGCCGGCCGAGGGCAGGCCGGGGCCGTGCGGCAGCGAGCACGCCGGCGGGGACGCCGAGAGCCGCGACTACGCTGCCGAGAGCGGGGTCAGCAGGAGCCCTG GGGTGAAGCGGACCAACTCCCTGcaagccccgcggccgcccccgccagCCGCTGCCGGTCCCactccagcagcacccccag CGCCACTGGCAGCGGGAAGACCAGGTCCCGGGGCGGCCGGCCGGTTCCCGGAGAGACAAG CGAGCCCACCGCTGGGACCCCCGGAGCCGGCCCGCTCTGCCGCCAGGGAGGATCGAGGAGGGGGCTACACCGTGCCCCCTGCCAGAGAGGAGAGgccagcccggcagccccccgccttcccgcagccccccgccatcCCGCCGGTGCCTGCCACCCCGCTGCGGCAGCcgccccaggaggaggaggaggaggacgccAACAGCTATGACTCTGATGAAGGCA CTACGCTGGGAGCACTGGAGTTCAGCCTGCTCTACGACCAGGAGAACAGCTCCCTGCACTGCACCCTCATCCGGGCCAAA GGCTTAAAACCGATGGACTCAAACGGCCTGGCGGATCCCTACGTCAAACTGCACCTCTTGCCTGGAGCCAGCAAG TCAAATAAGCTGAGAACGAAGACTCTGCGCAACACCCGTAACCCGGTGTGGAATGAGACCCTGGTGTACCACGGCATCACAGATGAGGACATGCAAAGGAAAACCCTCAG GATCTCCGTGTGTGATGAAGATAAATTTGGCCACAATGAGTTTATTGGAGAAACTAGAGTTTCCTTGAAAAAACTCAAAGCCAATCAGAAAAAGAACTTCAACATCTGCTTGGAGAGAGTCATACCA ATGAAGCGTGCTGGAACAACCGGCTCATCCCGTGGGATGGCACTGTACGAAGAGGAG GTAGATCGTGGCGGGGATGTGGAGGAGCGTGGGAAGATCCTCGTGTCCCTCATGTACAGCACCCAGCAGGGCGGCCTGATTGTCGGCATCGTACGTTGCGTACATTTAGCAGCCATGGATGCCAACGGATACTCAGACCCTTTCGTTAAACT TTGGCTGAAACCTGACATGGGAAAAAAGGCCAAGCACAAGACACAGattaagaagaaaacattgaatCCTGAGTTTAATGAG GAGTTCTTCTATGATATAAAACACAGTGATCTGGCCAAGAAGTCACTGGACATTTCTGTCTGGGATTACGACATCGGAAAATCAAATGATTACATCG gCGGCTGTCAGCTCGGCATTACGGCCAAGGGGGAGCGCTTGAAACACTGGTATGAATGCTTGAAGAACAAGGACAAGAAGATAGAACGCTGGCACACCCTCCAAAACGAGAACCACGTTGCCAGTGATTAA